One Deinococcus aestuarii DNA segment encodes these proteins:
- a CDS encoding 2-phosphosulfolactate phosphatase, giving the protein MRLRVDLLPHGSYPDVVLVVDVLRATTTAVQYLERGADALLLTATPEVAFALRESVPGILLGGERGGLPIPGFDFGNSPVEAGAQNFTGKTVVMNTTNGTGAAHVAAGTGKHVLLAALTNAHAAARRARALATEEIAVVCAGTDGRVGLEDVYAAGVMAEYLLAMSGFAIDDGTRIALTVRRNAGNPIEALSSSGHGQALAALGLGDDVRHAAQVSTSTLVPALAQGVQTPSGTLRFVVG; this is encoded by the coding sequence GTGAGGCTGCGGGTGGATCTGCTTCCGCACGGGAGTTACCCGGACGTCGTGCTGGTGGTGGACGTGCTGCGGGCGACGACGACCGCCGTGCAGTACCTCGAACGTGGGGCAGACGCGCTGCTCCTGACCGCCACGCCGGAGGTCGCCTTCGCCCTGCGGGAGAGTGTTCCCGGCATCCTCCTCGGCGGGGAGCGGGGCGGGCTCCCCATTCCCGGCTTCGACTTCGGCAACAGCCCGGTCGAGGCCGGGGCGCAGAACTTCACGGGCAAGACGGTCGTGATGAACACGACGAACGGCACCGGGGCCGCCCACGTCGCCGCCGGGACGGGCAAACACGTCCTGCTCGCCGCGCTGACGAACGCGCACGCCGCCGCCCGCCGCGCCCGGGCACTCGCCACCGAGGAGATCGCCGTCGTCTGCGCGGGGACGGACGGGCGGGTGGGCCTGGAGGACGTGTACGCCGCTGGGGTCATGGCCGAGTACCTGCTGGCGATGAGCGGCTTTGCCATCGACGACGGCACCCGCATCGCCCTGACGGTGCGCCGGAACGCGGGCAACCCCATCGAGGCCCTGTCGAGCAGCGGGCACGGCCAGGCTCTCGCGGCGCTGGGGCTGGGAGACGACGTGCGCCACGCCGCGCAGGTCAGCACGAGCACGCTGGTCCCGGCGCTGGCACAGGGGGTGCAGACGCCCTCCGGGACGCTGAGATTCGTGGTGGGGTGA
- a CDS encoding histone deacetylase family protein, with the protein MTAPVPAFSHPFRAYTPASYTFPLPEGHRFPAYKYAGVRDRLAGLLPVLETPALRWADAARVHDPEWLRRWRRGEVSPAEQRAFGLPWSPGVVERARRAAGGSLAALHDALGCGWGANLAGGTHHAFADRAEGFCLVNDAAILTRLALGEGWAQRVAVLDLDVHQGNGTAALLAGEERAFTLSVHGERNYPFRKEKSSLDLGLPDGVTDAEYLRVLRESALPALDAFRPDLLLYLAGADVLAGDRFGRFALTLDGVRERNQSVLTWARGADVPVVTMMAGGYNRDHALTVEAHASVVLDGLEVFG; encoded by the coding sequence GTGACCGCCCCCGTTCCCGCCTTCTCCCACCCCTTCCGGGCCTACACCCCCGCCTCGTACACCTTCCCGCTGCCGGAAGGCCACCGCTTCCCGGCCTACAAGTACGCGGGCGTTCGCGACCGGCTGGCGGGACTGCTCCCGGTGCTGGAGACGCCCGCCCTGCGCTGGGCCGACGCCGCCCGCGTCCACGACCCCGAGTGGCTGCGGCGCTGGCGGCGGGGGGAGGTGAGCCCGGCCGAGCAGCGCGCCTTCGGGCTGCCCTGGAGCCCCGGGGTGGTCGAGCGGGCGCGGCGGGCGGCGGGGGGCAGCCTCGCGGCCCTGCACGACGCGCTGGGGTGCGGCTGGGGCGCCAACCTCGCGGGCGGCACCCACCACGCCTTCGCCGACCGCGCCGAGGGGTTTTGCCTCGTCAATGACGCGGCGATCCTCACCCGCCTCGCGCTGGGCGAGGGGTGGGCCCAGCGGGTCGCTGTGCTCGACCTCGACGTGCATCAGGGCAACGGCACGGCGGCCCTCCTGGCCGGCGAGGAACGGGCCTTCACGCTCAGCGTTCACGGCGAGCGCAACTACCCCTTCCGCAAGGAAAAGAGCAGCCTCGACCTCGGCCTGCCCGACGGGGTGACCGACGCCGAGTATCTGCGGGTGCTGCGGGAGTCGGCCCTCCCCGCCCTGGACGCCTTTCGCCCCGACCTGCTGCTCTACCTCGCGGGGGCGGACGTGCTCGCCGGGGACCGCTTCGGACGCTTCGCCCTGACCCTGGACGGCGTGCGCGAGCGCAACCAGAGCGTCCTGACCTGGGCGCGCGGGGCGGACGTGCCCGTCGTGACCATGATGGCGGGCGGCTACAACCGCGACCACGCCCTCACCGTCGAGGCCCACGCCAGCGTCGTGCTTGACGGCCTGGAGGTGTTCGGCTGA
- the rpe gene encoding ribulose-phosphate 3-epimerase: protein MTASSQFSARAGGVKLAPSLLACDFTRLGEELATIASADYAHVDVMDGLFVPNISFGLPILAAARRATSLFLDVHLMIERPERFLRDFAEAGADGMTVHVEATPHLHRAVQTIRELGKRAGVTLNPGTPLEAVRPVLGDVDLVLVMSVNPGFGGQKFIPASVERIRTLRRWLDEIGSEAELEVDGGVTPENARPLADAGATVLVAGSSVFGPDGAAAGLQRLRKALA, encoded by the coding sequence GTGACAGCCTCCTCCCAATTTTCGGCACGCGCGGGAGGCGTCAAGCTCGCCCCCAGCCTCCTCGCCTGCGATTTCACACGCCTCGGCGAGGAATTGGCGACCATCGCCAGCGCCGACTACGCGCATGTAGACGTGATGGACGGCCTGTTCGTGCCCAACATCTCCTTCGGGCTGCCGATCCTGGCGGCGGCGCGGCGGGCGACGAGTCTCTTCCTCGACGTTCACCTGATGATCGAGCGGCCCGAACGCTTCCTGCGCGACTTCGCCGAGGCGGGCGCGGACGGCATGACGGTCCACGTCGAGGCCACCCCGCATCTGCACCGCGCCGTGCAGACCATCCGCGAACTCGGGAAACGGGCGGGCGTGACGCTGAACCCCGGCACCCCGCTGGAGGCGGTGCGCCCCGTCCTCGGGGACGTGGACCTCGTGCTGGTGATGAGCGTGAATCCGGGCTTCGGGGGGCAGAAGTTCATCCCGGCGAGCGTCGAGCGCATTCGGACCCTGCGCCGCTGGCTGGACGAGATCGGCAGCGAGGCCGAGCTGGAGGTGGACGGGGGGGTCACCCCCGAGAATGCCCGCCCGCTCGCCGACGCGGGGGCGACCGTCCTCGTCGCGGGCAGCAGCGTCTTCGGCCCGGACGGGGCGGCGGCGGGGCTGCAACGGCTGCGGAAGGCGCTGGCGTGA
- a CDS encoding DUF4034 domain-containing protein: protein MNLSAPDLLGHLRDARYADLETSLGPLQRQFERGEAGETELKRAFGVFQKPDPALSERFNGWMEAHPGSYVAHAALAEWLLARAWAYRGQQTANLVSDQGWRGLHHHLEQAEGCARHATTLSANPLTAWLVVAYVHNTRGCGLSLEDVQEGRYPDWFQRPLEDNPRSLEVRLAMLYHLRAEWGGSEEHMLAFVRGQQDSGLLGPGDMQRLWAEFHACAAHHAQFFLNDADKAVERARLAADLRELKAAQLFVALTHAKKPPAERRAALERFLTAAEQDPAATLPGNLLWALLQSKDWLEALLPRVTALLTRWAEAGDHEAAVALGYLRLLNNPWTLPDPTPLLTRARDEGDRQAAEMLVRLQEGNLGAALRDTPAKREAMLAAADLGSPEMSWRVYQGFDAFRKQFGLDDRAKYRYLLKAADAGNNDARFALAQQLRAGLVEVGDDGVLRPVDTPPLQESLDYAKHLLERAAAEDHKGAHKALKAAKAGDWDAKTARRVRAPSVEHEREAARGGRPWWQWWLIGSLIVGVLRACATFASDDSPAVPQGLTSPALGAEAEATLADPGSSR, encoded by the coding sequence ATGAACCTTTCCGCGCCAGACCTCCTCGGTCACCTCCGCGATGCCCGGTACGCCGACCTCGAAACGTCCCTGGGCCCCCTGCAACGTCAGTTCGAGCGGGGTGAGGCGGGCGAGACGGAGCTGAAGCGGGCCTTCGGCGTCTTTCAAAAGCCCGACCCGGCCCTGAGCGAGCGGTTCAACGGGTGGATGGAGGCCCACCCCGGCTCGTATGTCGCCCACGCCGCGCTGGCCGAATGGCTGCTGGCCCGCGCCTGGGCGTACCGAGGGCAGCAGACGGCGAACCTCGTCAGCGACCAGGGGTGGCGGGGCCTCCATCACCACCTGGAACAGGCCGAGGGCTGTGCCCGGCACGCCACGACCCTCTCCGCCAATCCGCTGACGGCGTGGCTGGTGGTCGCCTACGTCCACAACACCCGGGGCTGCGGGCTGAGCCTGGAGGACGTGCAAGAGGGCCGGTATCCCGACTGGTTCCAGCGTCCGCTGGAGGACAACCCCCGCAGCCTGGAAGTCCGCCTCGCCATGCTGTACCACCTCCGGGCGGAGTGGGGCGGAAGCGAGGAACACATGCTGGCCTTTGTGCGCGGGCAGCAGGACTCGGGCCTGCTGGGGCCGGGGGACATGCAGCGGCTCTGGGCCGAGTTCCACGCCTGCGCCGCGCACCACGCCCAGTTCTTTCTCAACGACGCGGACAAGGCCGTGGAGCGGGCTCGCCTCGCCGCCGACCTGCGTGAACTCAAGGCGGCCCAGTTGTTCGTTGCCCTGACCCACGCCAAGAAGCCCCCGGCGGAGCGGCGCGCCGCTTTAGAACGGTTTCTGACTGCCGCCGAACAGGACCCCGCCGCCACCCTGCCGGGCAACCTCCTCTGGGCCCTGCTCCAGAGCAAGGACTGGCTGGAAGCGCTGTTGCCGAGGGTGACTGCCCTGCTGACCCGCTGGGCCGAGGCGGGCGACCACGAGGCGGCGGTGGCGCTGGGCTACCTGCGGCTGTTGAACAACCCGTGGACCCTGCCCGACCCCACCCCCCTCCTGACGCGGGCCCGCGACGAGGGCGACCGCCAGGCCGCCGAGATGCTGGTGCGGCTTCAGGAGGGCAACCTGGGCGCGGCCCTGCGTGACACCCCGGCCAAACGGGAGGCCATGCTCGCCGCCGCCGACCTGGGCAGCCCCGAGATGAGCTGGCGGGTGTACCAGGGGTTCGATGCCTTCCGGAAGCAGTTCGGACTCGACGACCGGGCGAAGTACCGCTACCTCCTCAAGGCCGCCGACGCTGGGAACAACGACGCCCGCTTCGCCCTGGCCCAGCAACTCCGCGCCGGGCTGGTGGAAGTGGGGGACGACGGCGTGCTACGACCCGTGGACACGCCACCGCTTCAGGAGAGCCTGGACTATGCCAAGCACCTGCTCGAACGCGCCGCCGCCGAGGACCATAAGGGCGCACACAAGGCCCTGAAGGCGGCGAAGGCAGGCGACTGGGACGCCAAAACCGCCCGGCGGGTGCGCGCACCGTCCGTTGAGCATGAGCGGGAGGCGGCGCGCGGCGGTCGCCCCTGGTGGCAGTGGTGGCTGATAGGGAGCCTGATCGTCGGGGTGCTGCGGGCGTGTGCGACCTTTGCCAGCGACGACTCACCCGCCGTGCCCCAGGGCCTGACCTCCCCTGCACTCGGCGCCGAGGCCGAGGCCACCCTCGCCGACCCGGGTTCCTCCCGCTGA
- the scpA gene encoding methylmalonyl-CoA mutase: MTAPHDLSAWKALARKDLRGADPETLNRPTPEGLTLKALYTAADVEGLDPGLPGLPPFTRGPRATMYAARPWTIRQYAGFSTAEESNAFYRRNLAAGQKGLSVAFDLATHRGYDSDHPRVVGDVGKAGVAIDSVEDMKVLFDGIPLSEMSVSMTMNGAVLPILAGYVVAGQEQGATLDQLSGTIQNDILKEFMVRNTYIYPPGPSMRVVADIIEFTAREMPRFNSISISGYHLQEAGANAALELAYTLADGLEYVRAALAKGLDIDEFAPRLSFFFAIGMNFYTEVAKLRAARLLWSELMGQFNPKNPMSRALRTHCQTSGWSLTEQDPYNNVVRTAIEAMAAVFGGTQSLHTNAFDEAIGLPTDFSARIARNTQLVIQEETGIPHVIDPWGGSYMMERLTADLAEEARKLIAEVEGLGGMAKAVESGTPKLRIEESAARKQARIDRGEDVIVGVNKYRPEVETHVDVLNIDNASVREGQIRRLEALRASRDQGAVDRTLAALTECAQTGEGNLLALSIEAMRARATVGEVSAALESVWGRHRAEVRTLSGVYAQGYAGDEGFSALQTEIEEFAAAEGRRPRMLVVKMGQDGHDRGAKVIATGFADLGFDVDVGPLFQTPEEAARQAVENDVHVIGVSSQAAGHGTLIPALIGALRAQGADDILVIAGGVIPQQDYAALRAAGVAGIFGPGTPILTSAREVLRLLRERHHEMPLPLTP; encoded by the coding sequence ATGACCGCACCGCACGACCTGTCCGCCTGGAAGGCCCTCGCCCGCAAGGACCTGCGCGGCGCGGACCCCGAGACGCTGAATCGCCCCACCCCCGAGGGCCTCACCCTCAAGGCCCTCTACACCGCCGCCGACGTGGAGGGCCTCGACCCCGGCCTGCCCGGCCTGCCGCCCTTTACCCGTGGCCCGCGCGCCACCATGTACGCCGCCCGCCCCTGGACCATCCGCCAGTACGCGGGCTTCTCCACCGCCGAGGAGAGCAACGCCTTCTACCGCCGCAACCTCGCCGCCGGGCAAAAGGGTCTGTCCGTCGCCTTCGACCTCGCCACCCACCGCGGCTACGACTCCGACCACCCACGCGTCGTCGGGGACGTGGGCAAGGCGGGTGTGGCGATTGATTCCGTCGAGGACATGAAAGTGCTGTTCGACGGCATCCCCCTGTCCGAGATGTCCGTCTCCATGACGATGAACGGGGCGGTGCTGCCGATCCTGGCCGGGTACGTCGTGGCGGGGCAGGAGCAGGGGGCGACGCTCGATCAGCTCTCGGGCACCATCCAGAACGACATCCTCAAAGAGTTCATGGTGCGGAACACGTACATCTACCCGCCCGGGCCGAGTATGCGCGTCGTCGCCGACATCATCGAGTTCACGGCGCGGGAGATGCCGCGCTTCAACTCCATCTCGATCAGCGGCTATCACCTTCAGGAGGCGGGGGCGAATGCGGCGCTCGAACTCGCCTACACCCTCGCGGACGGGCTGGAGTACGTGCGGGCGGCGCTCGCCAAGGGGCTCGACATCGACGAGTTCGCCCCCCGGCTGAGCTTTTTCTTCGCCATCGGGATGAACTTCTACACCGAGGTCGCCAAGCTGCGGGCGGCCCGGTTGCTGTGGTCGGAGCTGATGGGGCAGTTCAATCCCAAAAATCCGATGAGCCGCGCCCTGCGGACCCACTGCCAGACCTCGGGCTGGTCGCTCACCGAGCAGGACCCGTACAACAACGTCGTCCGCACGGCCATCGAGGCGATGGCGGCGGTCTTCGGCGGCACCCAGAGCCTGCACACCAACGCCTTCGACGAGGCAATTGGCCTGCCCACCGACTTCTCGGCCCGCATCGCGCGCAACACGCAGCTCGTGATTCAGGAGGAGACGGGCATCCCCCACGTCATCGACCCCTGGGGCGGCAGTTACATGATGGAGCGCCTGACCGCCGACCTCGCGGAGGAGGCCCGCAAGCTGATCGCGGAGGTCGAGGGGCTGGGCGGCATGGCGAAGGCCGTCGAGTCGGGCACGCCCAAGCTGCGGATCGAGGAGTCGGCGGCGCGCAAACAGGCCCGCATCGACCGGGGCGAGGACGTGATCGTGGGGGTCAACAAGTATCGCCCCGAGGTCGAGACGCACGTGGACGTGCTGAACATCGACAACGCCTCCGTGCGCGAGGGCCAGATTCGCCGCCTGGAGGCGCTGCGGGCGAGCCGCGATCAGGGCGCCGTGGACCGGACGCTGGCCGCCCTGACCGAGTGCGCCCAAACCGGAGAGGGCAACCTCCTCGCCCTGAGCATCGAGGCGATGCGTGCCCGGGCTACCGTGGGCGAGGTCAGCGCCGCGCTGGAGAGCGTGTGGGGCCGCCACCGGGCCGAGGTGCGGACCTTGAGCGGCGTGTACGCCCAGGGCTACGCGGGGGACGAGGGCTTTTCCGCCCTGCAAACGGAAATCGAAGAGTTCGCCGCCGCCGAGGGCCGCCGTCCCCGGATGCTCGTCGTGAAGATGGGGCAAGACGGCCACGACCGGGGCGCGAAGGTGATCGCCACGGGCTTCGCGGACCTCGGCTTCGACGTGGACGTGGGCCCCCTCTTCCAGACGCCCGAGGAGGCCGCGCGGCAGGCGGTCGAGAACGACGTGCACGTCATCGGCGTGAGCAGCCAGGCGGCGGGGCACGGGACGCTGATCCCGGCCCTGATCGGGGCGCTGCGGGCGCAGGGGGCGGACGACATCCTCGTGATCGCGGGCGGGGTGATTCCTCAACAGGATTACGCGGCCTTGAGGGCGGCGGGGGTGGCGGGCATCTTCGGGCCGGGCACGCCGATCCTGACCTCGGCGCGGGAGGTCTTGCGGCTGCTGCGGGAACGGCACCATGAGATGCCGTTGCCGTTGACGCCGTGA
- a CDS encoding DUF554 domain-containing protein, whose protein sequence is MSLLTQLSGTLINVAAVLLGTVLGLLLGGRLPERTQRTLLQTLSLVTLFIGLDMAGSLNRVTGGNIPGVILALVSLALGAVIGEALGIEEGLTRLGERLRRRFQGGGRFTEGFVAASLLFCVGPMTVVGGLQNGLTGDSGTYVLKSTLDGIASLALAGAYGIGVGFSVITVFLLQGGLSLAAGAFASGLLGGADPSVLKTNPYVLMITGAGGLIISGISWNLMLAGLGWEDRRVRVGSMLPALAVAPLALWVAGRLG, encoded by the coding sequence ATGAGCCTCCTCACGCAACTCTCGGGCACCCTGATCAACGTCGCCGCCGTCTTGCTGGGCACCGTGCTGGGCCTCCTGCTGGGCGGGCGGCTTCCCGAGCGCACCCAGCGCACCCTGCTGCAAACGCTCAGCCTCGTCACCCTCTTCATCGGGCTCGACATGGCGGGGAGCCTCAACCGGGTGACGGGCGGGAACATTCCCGGCGTGATCCTCGCGCTCGTCAGCCTCGCGTTGGGAGCGGTGATCGGCGAGGCGCTGGGCATCGAGGAGGGGCTGACCCGGTTGGGCGAGCGGCTGAGGCGGCGTTTTCAGGGAGGCGGGCGTTTCACGGAAGGGTTCGTCGCCGCCAGCCTCCTGTTCTGCGTGGGCCCGATGACGGTGGTGGGCGGGCTCCAGAACGGCCTGACGGGGGACAGCGGCACCTACGTCCTCAAGAGCACGCTCGACGGCATCGCCTCGCTGGCGCTGGCGGGGGCGTACGGGATCGGGGTGGGCTTCAGCGTGATCACGGTGTTCCTGCTTCAGGGGGGGCTGAGCCTCGCGGCGGGGGCCTTCGCCTCCGGGCTCCTCGGCGGGGCGGACCCGAGTGTCCTGAAGACGAACCCCTACGTCCTGATGATCACCGGGGCGGGCGGGCTGATCATCTCCGGGATCAGTTGGAATCTGATGCTCGCTGGGCTGGGCTGGGAAGACCGCCGGGTGCGGGTGGGGAGTATGCTCCCGGCCCTCGCCGTGGCGCCGCTCGCGCTGTGGGTGGCGGGACGGCTGGGGTAG
- a CDS encoding carbohydrate kinase family protein, whose translation MTSPAQLPLIVSAGEALTDLVTAGDNRWVAHPGGAGWNVARACARLGIFSAFAGAVGQDNFGDDLTSASGEAGLDLRFLQRVPAPTLLAVVYQLTPPAYRFLGENSADLHFDPAQLPQGWLDSARWLHVGGISLSRWPLADTLLGVIQGAKAAGVRVSFDPNARITHRHPDYPAVFRRVAGLSDLMKLSDEDLAFFFPGRAEDDALRELRGMNARCPIVITRGAQGATLYHSAGRADLPAAPVRVADTVGAGDALCAGLLVSATERPEALWTDHLRTGLRAAAAACTRPGAYAPTRGDLEAVPLPG comes from the coding sequence ATGACGAGCCCTGCCCAACTGCCCCTGATCGTGAGCGCCGGGGAGGCGCTGACCGACCTCGTGACCGCCGGAGACAACCGCTGGGTGGCCCATCCCGGCGGGGCCGGGTGGAACGTCGCGCGGGCCTGCGCGCGGCTGGGCATCTTCAGTGCCTTCGCGGGGGCGGTCGGGCAGGACAACTTCGGGGACGACCTCACGTCGGCGAGCGGGGAGGCGGGGCTCGACCTGCGCTTTCTCCAGCGGGTGCCCGCGCCCACCCTGCTCGCGGTGGTGTACCAGCTCACCCCGCCCGCCTACCGCTTTCTGGGCGAGAACAGCGCCGACCTGCACTTCGATCCGGCGCAGTTGCCCCAGGGTTGGCTGGACTCGGCCCGCTGGCTGCACGTGGGCGGGATCAGCCTGAGCCGCTGGCCCCTCGCCGATACCCTGCTCGGCGTCATCCAGGGGGCGAAGGCGGCGGGGGTGAGGGTCAGCTTCGACCCCAACGCGCGGATCACCCACCGCCACCCGGACTACCCGGCGGTCTTCCGGCGCGTGGCGGGGCTGTCCGACCTGATGAAGCTCAGCGACGAGGACCTCGCCTTCTTCTTCCCGGGCCGCGCAGAAGACGACGCCCTGCGCGAGTTACGCGGCATGAATGCCCGCTGCCCCATCGTGATCACGCGCGGGGCGCAGGGGGCGACCCTCTACCACTCCGCCGGACGCGCCGACCTGCCCGCCGCGCCCGTTCGGGTGGCCGACACGGTGGGGGCCGGGGACGCCCTGTGCGCGGGGCTCCTCGTGAGCGCCACCGAACGCCCCGAAGCCCTGTGGACCGACCACCTGCGGACGGGCCTACGGGCCGCCGCCGCCGCCTGTACCCGCCCCGGCGCCTACGCCCCCACGCGCGGGGACCTGGAGGCGGTGCCGCTGCCGGGGTGA
- a CDS encoding Crp/Fnr family transcriptional regulator encodes MTLYSTPPASSDLRSRPLRRGDTLYYAGDPAPTLYRLDSGLLRAVRLTPQGRNLTVRHVLPGDIFGEETLHGLARSHQMIALTDASLTPIHIQHLSAAELWEVTRSLSAQLQRVMNDGVHIQDGELRERIARYLLSLADSSLGGAHEGGLRYVRATHELIAEGTGATRESVSKLIGEMRDDGLLTPAYRCLTLTDEARLRELSGYHG; translated from the coding sequence ATGACGTTGTACAGCACCCCCCCGGCCAGTTCAGACCTTCGCAGCAGGCCCCTGCGCCGTGGCGACACGCTGTACTACGCGGGTGACCCGGCCCCCACCCTCTACCGCCTCGACAGCGGCTTGCTCCGCGCCGTGCGTCTGACGCCCCAGGGCCGCAACCTGACCGTGCGCCACGTGCTGCCGGGCGACATCTTCGGTGAGGAGACGCTGCATGGCCTGGCCCGCAGCCACCAGATGATCGCCCTGACCGACGCCAGCCTCACGCCCATCCACATCCAGCACCTCAGCGCCGCCGAGCTGTGGGAGGTCACCCGCAGCCTCAGCGCCCAGCTCCAGCGGGTGATGAACGACGGCGTGCACATTCAGGACGGCGAACTGCGCGAGCGCATCGCCCGCTACCTGCTGAGCCTCGCCGACTCCAGCCTGGGCGGCGCCCACGAGGGCGGCCTGCGCTACGTCCGGGCCACCCACGAGCTGATCGCCGAGGGCACCGGCGCCACCCGCGAGAGCGTCTCCAAACTCATCGGCGAGATGCGCGACGACGGGTTGCTGACCCCCGCCTACCGCTGCCTGACCCTGACCGACGAGGCGCGGCTGCGCGAACTGAGCGGGTATCACGGCTGA
- a CDS encoding leishmanolysin-related zinc metalloendopeptidase, whose product MSRLTLSTAALTLTALLASCGSQPSGADVQAPTAAQEGTVLPGVAALPLDPYLSAGPLGEQATEAYNITLRFAAGSDASVVSAMQAAASRWQGVITQGLPSVTANIPANACGSNAAFSGTIDDLLVFTGNKSIDGPGGILAQSGPCSIRSSSGLTTYSTLVFDTADLGQFSSQLADIAVHELGHSLGIGTLWQQFGLVSGIGTTNPVYRGTNGVREYRAFGGTLSTVPVENQGGSGTAGGHWRETTFKTELMTGYLNGGVKNPLSRLSVGTLQDMGYAVTYATADAYSLTTAQAVSEQLDLGSREALITPKYRSR is encoded by the coding sequence ATGTCCCGACTCACCCTGAGTACCGCCGCCCTGACGCTGACCGCCCTGCTCGCCTCGTGCGGAAGCCAGCCCTCGGGGGCGGACGTCCAGGCCCCGACCGCCGCGCAGGAGGGCACGGTCCTTCCCGGTGTCGCCGCCCTGCCCCTCGATCCCTACCTCAGCGCCGGGCCGCTGGGCGAGCAGGCGACCGAGGCGTACAACATCACCCTGCGCTTCGCTGCCGGAAGCGACGCGAGCGTGGTCAGCGCGATGCAGGCCGCCGCGAGCCGCTGGCAGGGCGTGATCACCCAGGGCCTGCCGAGCGTGACGGCGAACATCCCGGCGAACGCCTGCGGCAGCAACGCGGCCTTTTCGGGCACCATCGACGACCTCCTGGTCTTCACGGGCAACAAGAGCATCGACGGCCCCGGCGGCATCCTCGCCCAGAGTGGCCCGTGCTCCATCCGGTCGTCGAGCGGCCTGACGACCTACTCGACCCTGGTCTTCGACACCGCCGACCTCGGGCAGTTCAGCTCGCAGCTCGCCGACATCGCCGTGCACGAACTCGGGCACTCGCTGGGCATCGGGACCCTGTGGCAGCAGTTCGGGCTCGTGAGCGGCATCGGGACCACGAACCCGGTGTACCGGGGCACGAACGGGGTGCGCGAGTACCGCGCCTTCGGCGGGACGCTGAGCACCGTGCCCGTCGAGAACCAGGGCGGCTCGGGCACGGCGGGCGGCCACTGGCGCGAGACGACCTTCAAGACCGAACTCATGACCGGCTACCTCAACGGCGGCGTGAAAAACCCCCTCTCGCGCCTGAGCGTCGGCACCTTGCAGGACATGGGGTACGCGGTGACCTACGCGACGGCGGACGCCTACAGCCTGACGACCGCCCAGGCCGTGTCCGAGCAGCTCGACCTCGGCTCGCGCGAGGCACTGATCACGCCGAAGTACCGCAGCCGGTAA
- the nspC gene encoding carboxynorspermidine decarboxylase — MTATDLSLPAVTPVEAIDWRAIPSPAFVLDESRLRRNLALISHVQRESGAQIILAFKGFAMWSTFPLLREYGITGATASSLNEAILAREEMGGEVHVYAPAYSDEDFGRILELADHLVFNSFSQWERFKPQVEAARAAGKEVHIGLRVNPEYAEVETDLYNPAGPFSRLGVTRREFRAELLDGIDGLHFHTLCEKDSDTLERTLEVVERNFGEFLPRMGWVNFGGGHLMTRQGYDIDRLIRVIRAFRQKWGVHVLLEPGSAFAWQTGWLVSSVLDVVHNVKDIAILDVSVSAHMPDVLEMPYRPRILGARDPGDGEVTHREANDYVSGDHPSIIGGTTCLAGDVVGEYVFDHELRVGDRVVFDDMIHYTMVKTTFFNGVKHPDIGILHTDGSYERVKTFGYEEFKAKLS, encoded by the coding sequence ATGACCGCGACCGACCTCTCCCTGCCTGCCGTCACGCCCGTCGAGGCCATCGACTGGCGGGCCATCCCCAGCCCGGCCTTCGTCCTCGACGAGTCGCGGCTGCGGCGCAACCTCGCCCTGATCTCGCACGTGCAGCGCGAGAGCGGCGCCCAGATCATCCTCGCCTTCAAGGGCTTCGCCATGTGGAGCACCTTCCCCCTCCTGCGCGAGTACGGCATCACCGGGGCGACCGCGAGCAGCCTGAACGAGGCCATCCTCGCCCGCGAGGAGATGGGGGGCGAGGTCCACGTCTACGCCCCCGCCTACAGCGACGAGGACTTCGGGCGAATCCTCGAACTTGCCGATCACCTCGTCTTCAACTCCTTTTCGCAGTGGGAGCGGTTCAAGCCCCAGGTCGAGGCCGCCCGCGCCGCCGGGAAGGAAGTGCATATCGGCCTGCGCGTCAACCCCGAGTACGCGGAGGTCGAGACGGACCTCTACAACCCCGCCGGGCCCTTCTCCCGCCTGGGCGTGACCCGGCGCGAGTTCCGGGCCGAGCTGCTCGACGGCATCGACGGGCTGCACTTCCACACCCTCTGCGAGAAGGACTCCGACACGCTGGAGCGCACGCTGGAGGTGGTGGAGCGCAACTTCGGCGAGTTCCTGCCCCGCATGGGGTGGGTCAACTTCGGCGGCGGGCACCTGATGACGCGCCAGGGGTACGACATCGACCGGCTGATCCGGGTGATCCGGGCCTTCCGGCAGAAGTGGGGCGTCCACGTCCTCCTCGAACCCGGCAGCGCCTTCGCGTGGCAGACGGGGTGGCTGGTGAGCAGCGTGCTTGACGTGGTGCACAACGTCAAGGACATCGCCATCCTCGACGTGTCGGTCAGCGCCCACATGCCCGACGTGCTGGAGATGCCCTACCGCCCGCGCATCCTGGGTGCGCGCGACCCCGGCGACGGGGAGGTCACCCACCGGGAGGCGAACGACTACGTGAGCGGCGACCACCCCTCCATCATCGGCGGGACGACCTGCCTGGCGGGCGACGTGGTGGGCGAGTACGTCTTCGACCACGAGCTGCGGGTCGGCGACCGGGTGGTCTTCGACGACATGATCCACTACACGATGGTGAAGACGACCTTTTTCAACGGGGTCAAGCACCCCGACATCGGCATCCTGCACACGGACGGGAGCTACGAGCGGGTCAAGACCTTCGGCTACGAGGAGTTCAAGGCCAAGCTGAGCTGA